TTGAAAAAGGACATGATTTATTTGGAAAAAATGTTGCAGGCAAAGTGCTTTTGATTAAGTCGGGCAAAGGGAGTTCTGTCGTTATGATAGATGGGTTATATCAACTTAAAATGAACAATAATTTACCTGCTGCACTCATTGTTGAAGATATTGAACCAGTTCTTGTCTCAAGTGCTTTTGTTGTAGGTGTCCCTATCGTTGATCGCCTTGAGGTCGACCCTTATCATATTATTAGCGATGGGGTCCAAGTTTTCGTTGATGCAGATAAGGAGGAAGTCAGAATTATCAAAGATTAGTTAATTTTGTTTATTGGTTTCATTGTCAATTAAAATTAGCAAAAGATATCCGGATTAAAAAGGAGAGGGAAAATGATTAAAACAATACAATTCTATGATCTTGATAAGCTAGAATCCCATGATCGAAGTAGATTGCTTGTAAGAACAGAGTCCGATATGGCGCAATTCATTGAGGGGGTTAAACCAATCATTGAAAAAGTCAAAAACGAAGGGGATGATGCGCTCGTTTATTATGCGCAAGAATTTGATAAATCTTCGATTACCAAACATACAATCAAAGCCGAACCTGATGATTTCGATCGTGCTTTCAAAGCATTAGATTCGAATCTTATTGATTCGTTAAAATTCGCCGCAAACAGAATTAAAAAATTTCATGAACACCAAATGCCTGAGCTGATGAATTTTTCAGAGCAATTTCCAGGGGTATTTGTTGGTGACCGTTTTTCCCCTATCCCTTCTGTTGCTTGTTATGTTCCCCGCGGGAAAGGATCCTTTCCCAGTGTTGTTCTGATGACGACTATTCCTGCTGTTGTTGCAGGGGTTAAACACGCTTATGTTATTACCCCTCCTGGTCCTAACGGTAAAATAGATGATGCGACTTTGGTAGCTGCTAAATTGGCTGGGATCACTGAGGTATATAAATGTGGTGGTGCACAGGCAGTGGCTGCTGCTGCATACGGAACTGAGACTGTTCCAAAGGCAGTAAAGATAGTTGGCCCAGGTAGCCCCTGGTTGGTCGCTGCGAAAAAACAGTTATCAGATATCATTGACCCGGGTACTCCTGCGGGGCCCAGCGAGTCGTTGATTCTTGCCGACGGCAGTGCCTCGGCAGAAATAGCAGCCCTGGATTTAATAATCGAATCAGAACACGGCCCTGATTCATCTGCCTTTTTGGTCACGCCTAATCGGGATTTAGCCCAAAAAGTAATTTCTATTCTTCCCACTCTTTGGGCGAAGATGAGTGAAAATCGTGCTGATTTTTCCTCTACAGTTCTATGTGGAGAGAAAGGTGGTGTCATTTTAACTAAAGACATGGATCAAGCCATTGAATTTGTAAATGATTATGCTCCTGAGCATCTTGAGGTCCTTAGCAAGGAGCCTTTAAATTATCTGGGAAAATTGATTACCCCAGGAGAGATTCTTTTGGGCCATCATACACCGATATCACTTTGTAATTTTGACCTTGGACCAAATGCAGTCTTACCGACATCGGGTGCAGCGGAAACAAGCTCGCCGTTATGTGTGTATGATTTCTTGAAAATGACTTCAATTGGTTACGTCACTTCTGACGCTTATCCTGAACTCGCAAAGCATGCGCACACTATCGCTACTTATGAAGGTTTTGATGGGCATGCCCTGGC
Above is a window of Desulfotignum balticum DSM 7044 DNA encoding:
- a CDS encoding aconitase X swivel domain-containing protein gives rise to the protein MSEQIVKCRCIVSGIGNGEAMVSSEAMCFYLCDPKTGNVIEKGHDLFGKNVAGKVLLIKSGKGSSVVMIDGLYQLKMNNNLPAALIVEDIEPVLVSSAFVVGVPIVDRLEVDPYHIISDGVQVFVDADKEEVRIIKD
- the hisD gene encoding histidinol dehydrogenase, whose product is MIKTIQFYDLDKLESHDRSRLLVRTESDMAQFIEGVKPIIEKVKNEGDDALVYYAQEFDKSSITKHTIKAEPDDFDRAFKALDSNLIDSLKFAANRIKKFHEHQMPELMNFSEQFPGVFVGDRFSPIPSVACYVPRGKGSFPSVVLMTTIPAVVAGVKHAYVITPPGPNGKIDDATLVAAKLAGITEVYKCGGAQAVAAAAYGTETVPKAVKIVGPGSPWLVAAKKQLSDIIDPGTPAGPSESLILADGSASAEIAALDLIIESEHGPDSSAFLVTPNRDLAQKVISILPTLWAKMSENRADFSSTVLCGEKGGVILTKDMDQAIEFVNDYAPEHLEVLSKEPLNYLGKLITPGEILLGHHTPISLCNFDLGPNAVLPTSGAAETSSPLCVYDFLKMTSIGYVTSDAYPELAKHAHTIATYEGFDGHALAVSELRKKALEKL